The Dermacentor albipictus isolate Rhodes 1998 colony unplaced genomic scaffold, USDA_Dalb.pri_finalv2 scaffold_13, whole genome shotgun sequence region TGCACAGTGTTTCctgtacagtggagtagccgtcAGTAGTTTTTACAGCTGGTAATGGCTAGGTTCTGGCAGATCTCATCTCCGTGGACATAGATACGTGGActgataccgaagatagtgcaatgttcaacaaatctgctgttacctgatcctccccagctgccttccccctttgcatagctcctaaggctttctttacttcttctggcgttacctgcgggatttcgaattcctctaggctattctctcttccacgaccttcgtgggtgccactggtactatataaatctctgtagaactcctcagccacttgaactatctcatccatattagtaactatattgccggctttgtctctcaacgcacacatctgattcttgcctattccttgtttcttcttcactgtttttaggcttcctccgttcctgagagcctgttcaattctatccatattatagttcctgatgtccgctgtcttacgcttgttgattaacttagaaagttctgccagttctattctagctgtagggttagaggctttcatacattggcgcttctcGATAAGATAAGCTATAAGATAAACTGTGTCAAAAAGCACTTGAATACATACTATTTTGATTTTCGCCTACTTAATCTTCATGTACTGTTTTTTAAAATGCCACTGCGCATCTTATATGCAAATGTGGCGACAATGTATGACCTATGGTATACTAAACTGCTCATTTGAGCTTGTTTAAAACAATTCTGATCATTTACTTTCAGCTGCTTGTGCTCTATGATCAATACTTTTTCTTTGGCATGTCACTAGAATATATCCCATTATTTCATTTTACAAATTACACCAATACCCTTCTGTGCATAGAAAACACATTTCTTTATCATATTACCGTATATATCATCACATCGATTTATAGAATTAAGGTAGGAATTGAATTTTGTTTTATAACGAGCTCCTTGttttttcccttcttttattttgtacATCTCAAGAATCAGCTAacgctttggagaaattgtcaTTTTAAGCACTAGCTAATATTTTGCAGGTAATTTTTTCCACTTAATTTAGCTCTGCTttacattaataataataataataataataataataataataataataataataataataataattgcaatGGAACCAATTTATTTTTGAATGCTTTTGTCTTTGAGGCTGTTTTAGTGAATTAGCTTGAACTGTGAGCGACACTGCTAATTTATACGAGTAGTGCTAATTTATACGAGTTACATGCTGTAATAATGCAGCATGCAAGGCTATGCAAATGGCTAAACCACTCTGCCTATTAGTTTGAATATTGCACCTCATGCCGCACACGTGGTGATTTACATGTTGGGATCATGATTTGCCAACGTGGTGATTATAGCACATCATCGCAGCCTAGAAAATTGTGCCCCAGAAGTGTTGAAGTCACTAACACTTTTTAGTAGTACGATTAGATGAAATTATTTCAGAAACATGGTCACATGAACATGGTAGTGTGGTAAGTGTTTAACATTTTATGAAAACAGTATACAGTGAAGCAGCATTTCATCACTGACTGTAATTCTGTTTTCAGGAAAGCAGTAGCAGCTTGTGTTCATTTGAGTGTACTGCATTAGATCTGACTGCAATTGAAGCATGGCACTGCCACTCCTTGCACACATGTGTTCATTTACATCAGATTGCTGGCCTTTGTTGTGCAGAACCTTACCATGAAAATTGTTTACTTTTAATCTTGTGTCTATTCTATTTCAGGTCTTGATCAATTCACACTGTTAAATATGATGGAAAAGGTCATAAGAAAATTCTTCATTTGTCAACATTTTCAAAGCCTTTCTCTAAGGATGTGTTTGGCGATTACTTTTATTGGACAGACATCACATTTTCTAGTATATTTAAAGCAAGTATTTTCATCTGCACTTTGGGTTGTGTGTTGCATGTAATGTGAGTTGGCTGCTGAATGTGTTGTCACAGCAAATATTTCTTAATTACCAGACTCATCGATTTTCATTGAATGCTTCTCAGAAAGTGGTGGTCCAATCCAGTAACACACTCTATCAGGCTACTATTGTTCATCCCTCCAGACATCCTACATGTAAGTAAATAGTATTGAGCACAAGCATGGTAAGGTGAACTTATAATTTAGTGACAAGTGAaaagagcaataaaaacagcgctaaacgacgggacgagtgaagggacacagacaacagcactgactaacaaccaaagtcttgttagtcagcgctgttgtctgtgtcccttcactcgtcccgtcgtttagcgctgttttcattgctcgtaatcatgaaccaaccagcccaaatgcgtactcttttgcaagtgataagaattttcaatttcttcttattttttgctttccttgtttttctttgtaAAATAGAGCTGACATAACTTTAAGAAGAAACAATTAACTTGTAGCCATGTTTTTTTTGTATGACTTGTTCAGTTGTGTTTTCTGTGAACTAAGTGAAATGTTTTGCCCTAGACAATACAACAAATTATTGTGCCTACAAGAATGGCTTCTGCAGTCACCTGTGTGTTCTGGGAAATGGTCAGCCGTTGTGTATGTGTCCATATGGCCTGCAACTTGGTCCTGACAAGCGAACTTGTGAAGGTAAAATTATGTACATTGTTTATTGTATTGTGCTGACGGAATGGCTGAATTGTCTACTAAGTGCACAGTTCCAATCTGGcaaaataaaaaattattttcttatgCTGTAATTTCTTTTTACAGATCATGGACCTCTGGTTCTTTATCAAACAATGAACACAAACATTATTTATTTTGCCCTCGTAAGTGATCCTTCCCGATGGATTTATCCTCCTGTGAAGCTGTACATAAGCTGTATTATTTTATGCACTACAAAAATGCTAGCAACTACCAAAGTTGATGTGGAACACTTCATGGAGCTTGACATATACTTtctcgtcctcctcccctacacttttttctttgctaaaATGTTTTTGGAATTGCTTTCTGACTTCTAGCCTTAATGCATTCAACAGATGCTTGTTGATTCTTAAATTTTCTTGCAGGCAACTGCATTTGCTCTAACCTATGATAGCCAAAATGAAATTCTGTACTGGATTCAAGGGAAGACGATAAAAAGGAACATGCTCAAGACCTACACCACAGAAATATTTGCGGAATTCGGTAAGATTTTCTCAACTCTTTATACTAGTCTTCTAATAATCTTCAATGTAACTGAAAACTAAATTGACATATACATGTTTATTAGCTCCTAgcaatcctttttttttgctatcttgACAGTGTAATGTGCTGTGGTGATAGACAGAAACTAGTTTTTCagctgagatcagggaagtgAGCATGACTGTGGCCATAGAGGCTGAACATTGGTTGAGTAACTTTGCCTAGCCTTGGTGTTCTCTTTAAATAAAAGTACTACTGCTGGCTTAGGATCAACTGGAAGCTCTCCCCATTCACAATGTTTCCCAGAGCATAAACTTGTGATGTAAAGTCCCACACCGTTTGATCTTTGCTGCTATTTTCAGTGATGTCGACTTTCTGGATTAGAGTAAAACTGATGACACAGCTGTGGTGGTGATAGTAATATGGGATAGATAAATTGCATCGAACGTTTGATCATGCATTGAAATTGCATGATCACAGGGTTTACAATTACATgctacatacctgccaactcttctgAATTTTTCAGAGTTTACAAAGTCAGGCTCGTTCTGCAATTTTACTGTTGTTTGTTCAAGTATTACGGAAATAAATTGCCCTTTGCAAAGAGTTTCCCTCATAAGTCTCCGAGCACACTTTTAAAAAGTTCTCTGATTATAAAAATGGACTTTAGAGGACTTTCTTTAAGCAAGCTTATTCAGGCAAGTTCCTGAGCAGGTGAAATTTCTAACAGCAAAGTCTTTGGAAAAGCCACTTTAATCTAAAAACATtgtgttgcttgtcagtctcTGCAGTTCCAAGTTTCTGTTCTATGCCTAAAAGTTAGTCATTAATAAAGTGCATATGTGTCCTATAAACGTTGTGTGCTGTGGGCAAACTTATTAAAAGTGCGTgttattgccccccccccccccaatgcttTGTCCGCGGGATTGTGACGCATtttaatgttcacaggttggcagctATAACACTACATCAAGAAAGCTGTCCACTTCATTTCTCTACTTTTATTCTGCCAGGGTCCTTGTTGAAGTTGACTGCACTATCGCTCGACTGCTTATCTGGCAACCTGTACGTAGGAAACTCTGTGCAGCTCAACAGCGAAATTCGCAGCCAGATCTCGGTGTGTGCAACAGGCGGCCGGTACTGCAACAATCTCATCTGGGATTCTGTGCGACATGTCAGTGGTCTTGCAGTGGATGCTGCAAACAGGTTGGTGGATCCTCCATACTAATTCGCGCGCTGAGTATTCGTTACACCAGTGACTACCACAGAACCTTTGGCACTGTTTGGACGCCAGGTGCTGGTTCAAGGAGGCTGTTCCTATTTGGGCTTTTCACTGATATTATTTTCCTTCAGAATTTGATGTTTTGTGCATCATAGTGATGCCCAACAagacagaggttcacaggaagatggaggcaAAGTGATCAACAGTCCTTTGAACAAGAGATGTTGGCTTTAGCAACGTCCCGTGTTCAGGCACTGTTGATAGTGGGGCTTGTGTGGAAGGTACAATGGAGGTACAAAGATTTTCCTGCTGCTACTACTGCCCTTTCGAGTGTTACATTGTCTGCACTTCTTGAAGATGACCGTTATAACTTGTGGGACTTCTAATCAATGTTTCTCTGAAGGTGAGGATTTCATTACATGTGCTGAATGTCATAAATGTTATCACGGTGGAGACTGCATTGGAATAAGTGAGCGCACCTACAGAA contains the following coding sequences:
- the LOC139051620 gene encoding low-density lipoprotein receptor-related protein 5-like isoform X3, translating into MCPYGLQLGPDKRTCEDHGPLVLYQTMNTNIIYFALATAFALTYDSQNEILYWIQGKTIKRNMLKTYTTEIFAEFGSLLKLTALSLDCLSGNLYVGNSVQLNSEIRSQISVCATGGRYCNNLIWDSVRHVSGLAVDAANRLVLWMERERSSADQDLMTIKAAHLNGSVTWALHTWTYPENAGMKG
- the LOC139051620 gene encoding low-density lipoprotein receptor-related protein 5-like isoform X1: MCPYGLQLGPDKRTCEDHGPLVLYQTMNTNIIYFALATAFALTYDSQNEILYWIQGKTIKRNMLKTYTTEIFAEFGSLLKLTALSLDCLSGNLYVGNSVQLNSEIRSQISVCATGGRYCNNLIWDSVRHVSGLAVDAANRLVLWMERERSSADQDLMTIKAAHLNGSVTWALHTWTYPENAGMKGEGSSSLLPDAAPDAGAAGDLLRRRRRRWEAAIRSSELADQLWAVRQAEDAARAQGLRAVP
- the LOC139051620 gene encoding low-density lipoprotein receptor-related protein 5-like isoform X2 yields the protein MCPYGLQLGPDKRTCEDHGPLVLYQTMNTNIIYFALATAFALTYDSQNEILYWIQGKTIKRNMLKTYTTEIFAEFGSLLKLTALSLDCLSGNLYVGNSVQLNSEIRSQISVCATGGRYCNNLIWDSVRHVSGLAVDAANRLVLWMERERSSADQDLMTIKAAHLNGSVTWALHTWTYPENAGMKAPLATRP